GAAGGCTCCATGGATTCCACGGACTCCGGTGGCTCCGACCTCCTCGCCGCCCTCCTCGACGGGATGGACGCCGCCCTCTGCGCCTTCGACGCCGACGGTGTCGTCACCCACTGGAACCGCGAGGCCGAACGCATCCTGGGCTGGAGCGCGGAGGAGGCCGTGGGCCGCCGCGGCTTCGCGGGGTGGGCGGTGCGCACCGCCGACGCCGAGGAGGTCGAGGGGCGGCTGCTGGCCGCCATGCACGCCAGCGGCCGGCAGGTGCACGAGTTCGCCCTGGTCACCAAGGACGGCGGCCGCGTCCTCGTCCGCACCCAGTCCGCCGCCGTGCGCGGACCCGACGGCAAGCCCGCCGGCCTCTACTGCGCCTTCAGCGAGGTCCACGCGCAGATCGACCTCGAGCGGTCCATCGCGCTCAGCGAGGCCCTCTTCGAGGACGCCTCCTGGGGCGTCGTCCTCGTCGACGCCGACCTGCGCCCCGCCGTCGTCAACGCCCACGCCGCCCGCTCCCTCGGCATCGGCCGTACGGCGGTCCTCGGGCGCCCCCTCGGCGAGCTGCTCGCCCAGGGCGCCGAGGAACTGGAGAACGCCCTCACCCACGTCCTCGCCGAGGGCGCCCCGCCCGCGCCCGCCGAGATCTGGGTCGGCGTCCGCGGCCCCGACGGCGAGAAGCGCCGGTGCTGGCGCAGCGGGTTCCTCCGCCTCGCCTCCCCGCTCGCCGAGGAACCGGTGCCGCTCGGCGTCGGCTGGCTCTTCCAGGACATCACCGAGTCCAAACAGACCGAGCAGGAGGCCGCGCAGCTCCGCTTCCGCGTCAACCAGCTCCACCGGGCCGCCCGCGCCGCCGCTGAGTGCGAGGACCCCGGCGAGGCCGCCACCGTCCACCTCGACTTCGCCCTCGCCGGCTTCGCCGACCACGCCCTCATCGACCGCGTGGCCGGGGGTTCGATGGCCGACGGCGAAGGACCCGCCCGACTCGTCCGCGCCGCCGCCACACCCTCCGGCCGGCCCGGCCCCAGCCACCTCGCCGGCCACGCCGGCATCCCCGTCCGCTACGGCCCCGGCCACCCCGCCCTGCAGTGCGTGGAGCGCGCCGGCTCGGTCCGCGCCAGCGCCGGTACGGCCGCGCCGGAGACGGCCCGCGAATGGGCCACCGGGCGGCAGTGGCCCCCGGAGACCGTGCACGCCCTCTGCGCGGTCCTCCGCAGCCGCGGCCGCACCCTGGGCGTCGTCACGTTCCTCCGAGGCGCCGGCCGCACCCCCTTCGAACGCGCCGACGCCGTCTACGCCGAGGACGTCGCCATACACATCGCCGCGGCCCTCGACCTGGAGGCCCTGGAGAGGTCGTCGGAGTAGAGGCCCGGCGAGCGCACGGCCGCGTGGGAAACACCTCGCGGCCGCCCGGCCGTGCGACGCAGAATCCCTGCATGGCGATCATCCACCGCACGACCCTCACACCCACCAAGCTCGAACTGCTGGCCTCCTGGCTGCCCACCCGTCCCTGGTACGCCGGCGGTCCGGCCGCTCCGGAACTGGCCAGGGCGGGCGGCTTCCGACTCGACGACCCGGAGGGCGAGGTCGGCATCGAGTTCATGGTCACCACCGACACCTCGGGCGCGGCCCCGGTCCACTACCTGGCCCCCCTCACCTACCGGGGCGCCCCTCTCCCCGGCGCGGAGCACGCCCTCGTCGGCACCACGGAACACGGCGTCCTGGGCACCCGCTGGGTCTACGACGGCATCCACGACCCGGTCCTGGTCACCCAACTCCTGGCCCTCTTCGCAGGCAAGGTCGAACCCCAGGCCCAGAGCCTCACCGACACCCCGGACCACGAGATCACCCACTCCTACGACGGCGACGGCCCCCTCCCCACGACCGTCTCCCCGCCCACCGACACCGCCGAAGCCACCGAACTCCCCCTCACCTCCGGCGCCACGACCCTGCACCTGAACCGAGTCCTCCACCCGGACGCCCTGGACCTGCCGCCCCAGACAAAGGGCCAGCTCACAGGCCCTTGGACCCTCCCGGACGAGACCCGGGTGCGGGGGCTCTTCGCCGTCCTGCGGTAATTCCTCGGCAATCCCCTCGGAAAATCACTTGAGCGTCCTCGGGGCGCTTCTTAAGGTGTGCGGTACACGAGAGAGGAGGTGGTTCGGCAGATGTATTGCAACCGGACGCGTGAGGTGGCTGCGGGCTAGCGGCCCTGCACCACACACAGTGCGGTGCCGGACCAGCGCGTGTTGCGCGTGCAGCCGGCCCAATCTCAAGCAGTCACCCGACCCGCAGGCTCGCCGGTACGTCCGGCCGGCTTCTTCGGTCCTTAGGGGCCGGAGGGACCCAGAGCCTGCGGGTCGTCTGCGTTTCGTAGGGCGCAGTATGCTTTCACCATGCTTCCGATACTCGTTCGACGCCGGCACGTGGACTTCGTGCGCGTCACGAGCATGGGGTGTCGGGTCTCCGTCTGAACCTCGGACCCGGCCCAGCCCTCTTCTCTCACTCTCGGACGCATGCCATGACGTACTCAGCGACGACATCGTCGTATCTCCAGCTGCCCATCATCGATCTCTCCGCCGCCGATCGCGGGCCCGAGGCGCGGGCGCTGTTGCACGCGCAGTTGCACAGTGCCGCGCATGACGTGGGGTTCTTCCAGCTCGTCGGGCATGGGGTCGGGGAGGAGGAGATCGGGCGGCTCGACAGCGCCATGCGGGCGTTCTTCGCGCTGCCCGAGGCCGAGCGGCTCGCCCTCGACAACGTCAACTCGCCGCATTTCCGGGGCTATACGCGGACCGGGGACGAGCGGACGGGTGGGAGTCGGGACTGGCGGGACCAGTTGGACATCGGTGCCGAGCGGGCCGTTCGGCGTCCCGGTCCCGGGGAGCCCGCGTACTGGTGGCTGCAGGGTCCCAATCAGTGGCCCGCCGCCCTGCCGGAGCTGCGGACCGCCGCGCTCGCGTGGATCGACCGGCTCAGTTCCGTGGCGCAGCGGCTGCTGCGGGAGCTGCTGGTCTCGATCGGGGCGCCCGCCGATTTCTACGATCCGGTCTTCGGGGAGCGGGCCCATCCGCATCTGAAGCTGGTGCGGTATCCGGGCAGTGCGGGGGACGGGGCCGATCAGGGAGTGGGGGCGCACAAGGACTACGGGTTCCTGACCCTGTTGCTGCAGGACCAGGTCGGTGGGCTCCAGGTGGAGCGGGCGGACGGGCTGTTCCACGACGTGCCGCCGATCCCGGGGGCGTTCGTGGTGAACCTCGGGGAGTTGTTGGAGGTGGCGACGAACGGGTATCTGCTCGCCACGAACCACCGGGTGGTGAGTCCGCCCGGGGCGACCGAGCGGTTCTCCGTCCCGTTCTTCTACAACCCGCGGCTCGACGCCCGGGTCGAGCCGCTGGTCTTTCCGTACGCCGCCACCGCGCCCGGGGTGACCGACGATCCGGGGAACCCGCTCTTCGCCGAGTACGGGTTCAACGAGTTGAAGGGGAAGCTGCGGGCGCATCCGCTGGTCGCCGAGCGGCATCACGCGGGGCTGCTCAGCCCCGCGTGACGGTACGGCCGTGCGCTAGTGCGCGGCGATGTCGGCGTAGCCCTCGATCTCCTGGGGGCTGCGCGTGCCGGGGCCGACGTAGCGCGCGGAGGGGCGCACCAGTCGGCCCGTGCGCTTCTGTTCGAGGATGTGCGCCGACCAGCCGGCCGTGCGGGCGCAGGTGAACATCGAGGTGAACATATGGGCCGGGACCTCGGCGAAGTCCAGGACGATGGCCGCCCAGAACTCGACGTTGGTGGCGAGGACCCGGTCGGGGCGGCGGGCGTGGAGTTCGGCCAGGGCGGCCTTCTCGAGGGCTTCGGCGACCTCGAAGCGGGGGGCGCCGAGGTCGCGGGCGGTGCGGCGGAGGACGCGTGCGCGGGGGTCCTCGGCGCGGTAGACGCGGTGGCCGAAGCCCATGAGGCGTTCGCCCTTGTCGAGGGCCTGCTTGACGTAGGCGTCGGCGTCGCCGGTTCGTTCGATCTCCTCGATCATGCCGAGGACGCGGGAGGGGGCGCCGCCGTGGAGGGGGCCGGACATGGCTCCGACCGCGCCGGAGAGGGCCGCCGCGACATCCGCGCCCGTCGACGCGATGACCCTCGCCGTGAAGGTGGAGGCGTTCATGCCGTGCTCGGCGGCGCTGGTCCAGTAGGCGTCGACGGCGGCGACGTGCTTGGGGTCGGGCTCGCCGCGCCAGCGGATCATGAAGCGTTCGACGACGGACTGGGCCTTGTCGATCTCGCGCTGCGGGACCATGGGCAGGCCCTGGCCGCGCGCGGACTGGGCGACGTAGGAGAGGGCCATGACGGCGGCGCGGGCGAGGTCGGCGCGGGCCTGCTCCTCGTCGATGTCGAGGAGGGGTTTGAGGCCCCAGACGGGGGCGAGCATGGCGAGCGCGGACTGGACGTCGACGCGGATGTCGCCGGAGTGGACGGGGATGGGGAACGGCTCGGCGGGCGGGAGGCCGGGGCGGAAGGCGCCGTCGACGAGGAGGCCCCAGACGTTGCCGAAGGAGACGTGGCCGACCAGGTCCTCGATGTCGACGCCCCGGTAGCGGAGGGCGCCGCCTTCCTTGTCCGGTTCGGCGATCTCCGTCTCGAACGCGACGACTCCTTCGAGCCCGGGTACGAAGTCGGACATCAGGCGGCTCCTCTTGATGTGTGCGACAGGAAGACAGGCGGTTCCAGCACCATACGCCTGAGTGCCACTTTTGGGGAGAGTCCGCGGCACTCAGTGCCACTTCTCCTCCGGTCCGCCGTTCGTACGGCAGGATGACCGTGTGAACGATCACGATCCCGCTCTCATGCGCAAGCAGTACCGTGCCGACGGGCTCGACGAGAGTGAGCTGGCCGCCGGTCCCATGGAGCAGTTCGGGCGGTGGTTCCTCCAGGCCGCGCAGGAGGGGGCGGTGTTCGAGCCGAACGCGATGGTGGTGTCGACGGCCGATGCCGAGGGGCGCCCCTCTTCTCGTACGGTGCTGATGAAGGCGTACGACGCGCAGGGCTTCGTCTTCTACACGAACTACGACTCCCGCAAGGCCCGTGACCTGGCGGCGAACCCGTACGTCTCGCTGCTGTTCCCCTGGCACGCGCTGGCCCGGCAGGTGATCGTGACGGGTTCGGCGGTGCGGACCGGGCGGGACGAGACGGCGGCGTACTTCCGGACCCGGCCGCACGGTTCGCAGTTGGGGGCGTGGGCCAGCGCGCAGTCCTCGGTGATCTCCTCGCGGGCCGAACTGGACGCCGCGTACGAGGAGTTGCACGCGCGCTATCCGGAGGGGGAGCAGGTGCCGGTGCCGCCGAACTGGGGTGGTTTCCGGGTGGTGCCGCGGAGTGTGGAGTTCTGGCAGGGGCGGTGGAACCGGCTGCACGACCGGCTGCGGTACGTGGCCGAGCCGGACGGGTCGTGGCGGGTGGAGCGGCTCAGTCCCTGAGGTCGGGCCCTTGATGTCGAGCCCTTGATCCGGGGGTGGCTCAGCCGAGTTTCTCGTCGAGCAGGGTCGCCCACTGGGCCACCACCTTGTCGCGGCGGCCGGTGTCGTCGGTGAGGAGGTTGGCGAGGCCGAGGCCGCGGGCCATGTCGAGGAGGCCCTGGACGGTTTCGCGGACGCCGGGGACGGTCTCGTCGGCGCGCAGGAGGTCGACGGCGATGCGGTGGGTCTCGCGGCCGACGCGGGCTTCGAGTTCGGTGACGCGGGAGCGGAGCTGGTCCTCGTTGGAGGCGGCGACCCAGAGGTGGAGGGCGGCGCGGAAGAGGGGGCCGGTGAAGAGGTCGACGACGGCGGAGACGACGGCGCGGCGGTCGGCGGTGCCTTCGGGGAAGAGGGCGCGCAGGGCGAGGGAGCGCTCTTCGGCGACGTATTCGACGGCCGCGGTGAACAGGTCCTCGCGGGTGCGGAAGTGGTGCTGGGCGGCGCCTCGGGAGACGCCGGCGCGTTCGGCGACGACGGAGACCGTGGAGCCGGCCCAGCCGTGTTCGGCGAGGCAGGCGACGGCGGCTTCCAGGAGGCGTCGGCGGGTGGCGCGGCTGCGGTCCTGCTTGGGGCCGCGATCCACGCCCGGCCCTGTTTCCGTCATGCTCACAACACCCATCCCGGGTCCCGTCCTTCGAGGAACGCCGTCATGCCCTCGCGGGCGTCGGCGGAGGCGAACAATCGGGACGAGAGGCTGGTCAGTTCGCCCGCGTCCGCGTCGAAGTTCTCCAGCACCTTAGCCGTGAGCAGGCGTTTCGTCTCCGCCAGGGCCCTCGGTGAGGCTCGGCGCAGTCCGTCGAGGACGGGTTCGAGTAGGTCGTCGACGTCGGCGCCGGCCATCGTGAGCACGCCGATGCGGGCGGCTTCGGCGGGGCCGAACCTCTCGCCGGTGAGGCAGTAGCGGGCGAGGGCGCGGGGGTCGGTGCGGGGGTGGAGGGTGAGGGAGATGACGGCGGGCGCGACGCCGATGCGGACCTCGGTGAGCGCGAACCCGGCGTCGGGGCCGCCGGCGGCGATGTCGCAGGCGCCGAGCAGGCCGAGGCCGCCCGCGCGGACGTGGCCGGTGACGCGGGCGACGACGGGCCGGGGCAGTTCGAGGATCCGGCGGAGCAGGTCGACCAGGGCCTTCGGGTCGGGTGGGTCGCGCAGGTCGGCGCCCGCGCAGAAGGTGTTCCCGGTGTGGGTGAGGACGACGGCGCGTACGTCGTCGTCCTCGCCGCACCGGGTGAGCGCGTCCGACAGGTCCCGCACCAGCCGCGCGGAGAGCGCGTTGCGGTTGGCCGGGGAGTCGAGGGTGAGGGTGGTGACGCCCCGGTGGTGCGTGGCACGCACGAGGGGGCTGAGGGTCGGGGCGGGGTCGGTCTCGGTCATAGGCGTTCCCTGAGTTCGCGGCGGAGGATCTTCCCGGAGGCCGCGCGGGGTACGTCGGCGATGAAGGTGACGTGGCGGACGCGTTTGTAGGGGGCGACGCGTTCGGCGACGTACATCATCACCTCGCCCTCGGAGAGCTCGTGCGCGGTGGGACGGCGGACGACGAAGGCGTGCGGGACCTCGTTGCCGTCGTCGTCGTAGTGGCCGATGACGGCGGCGTCGGCGATGCCGGGGTGGGTGACGAGGAGGGCTTCGAGTTCGGCGGGGGCGACCTGGAAGCCCTTGTACTTGATGAGTTCCTTGACGCGGTCGACGACGTACAGCCAGCCGTCGGCGTCGACGTGTCCGATGTCGCCGGTGGAGAGCCAGCCGTCGGCGTCGATCATCTCGGCGGTGGCCTGGGGGCGGCCCAGGTAGCCCTTCATGACCTGGGGGCCCCGGATGACGATCTCGCCGGGTTCGCCGACGCCGACCTCCTTGCCGGGGTCGTCGAGGGAGACGATCCGCATCTCGGTGCCGGCGATGAGTTTGCCGACGGTGCCGGGGGGTGCGACGGCGGCCTGGACGAGGGGGACCAGGTGGGAGCAGGGGGAGAGTTCGGTCATGCCGTAGCCCTGGACGACGGGCGGCAGGGAGAGGCGGGTGGAGCAGGCGGCGGCGAGGCGCGCGTCGAGGGGGGCCGCGGCCGAGAGGATGTGCTGGACCGTGGAGAGGTCGTAGCGCTCGGCGGCCGGGTGTTTGGCGAGGGCCAGGACGATCGGCGGGGCCACGTAGAGGTGGGTGATCCGGTGTTCGGCGATCGCCTTGAGGTAGCCCTCCAGGTCGAAGCGGGGCAGGACGACGACCGTGGCGCCGAGCCGCAGCGGGGCGTTCATCAGCGCGGTGAGCCCGTAGATGTGGAAGAACGGGAGCACGGCGAGGATGCGGTCGCCGGGGCCGGCCGGCATGACCGGTTCGAGCTGGGCGAGGTTGGTGGCGATGGATCGGTGGGTGAGCATGACGCCCTTGGGGACGCCGGTCGTGCCGGAGGAGTACGGCAGGGCCGCGAGGTCCGTCACCGGGTCGATGTCGACGGCCGGTTCGGGCGCGGCGGAGGCCAGCATGTCGATCAGCGAGCGGTGGCCGGGGGCGCTGTCGCAGACGAAGATCTCCCGTATGCCGCCGACGCGTTCGGCGGCGGCGCGGGCGGTCTCCAGCAGCGGT
This genomic stretch from Streptomyces deccanensis harbors:
- a CDS encoding PAS domain-containing protein, whose translation is MSASRRSGATDELGPDKPERDGPTNEDTEDIEGTVNTEDTEGTEGSMDSTDSGGSDLLAALLDGMDAALCAFDADGVVTHWNREAERILGWSAEEAVGRRGFAGWAVRTADAEEVEGRLLAAMHASGRQVHEFALVTKDGGRVLVRTQSAAVRGPDGKPAGLYCAFSEVHAQIDLERSIALSEALFEDASWGVVLVDADLRPAVVNAHAARSLGIGRTAVLGRPLGELLAQGAEELENALTHVLAEGAPPAPAEIWVGVRGPDGEKRRCWRSGFLRLASPLAEEPVPLGVGWLFQDITESKQTEQEAAQLRFRVNQLHRAARAAAECEDPGEAATVHLDFALAGFADHALIDRVAGGSMADGEGPARLVRAAATPSGRPGPSHLAGHAGIPVRYGPGHPALQCVERAGSVRASAGTAAPETAREWATGRQWPPETVHALCAVLRSRGRTLGVVTFLRGAGRTPFERADAVYAEDVAIHIAAALDLEALERSSE
- a CDS encoding maltokinase N-terminal cap-like domain-containing protein, coding for MAIIHRTTLTPTKLELLASWLPTRPWYAGGPAAPELARAGGFRLDDPEGEVGIEFMVTTDTSGAAPVHYLAPLTYRGAPLPGAEHALVGTTEHGVLGTRWVYDGIHDPVLVTQLLALFAGKVEPQAQSLTDTPDHEITHSYDGDGPLPTTVSPPTDTAEATELPLTSGATTLHLNRVLHPDALDLPPQTKGQLTGPWTLPDETRVRGLFAVLR
- a CDS encoding isopenicillin N synthase family dioxygenase — encoded protein: MTYSATTSSYLQLPIIDLSAADRGPEARALLHAQLHSAAHDVGFFQLVGHGVGEEEIGRLDSAMRAFFALPEAERLALDNVNSPHFRGYTRTGDERTGGSRDWRDQLDIGAERAVRRPGPGEPAYWWLQGPNQWPAALPELRTAALAWIDRLSSVAQRLLRELLVSIGAPADFYDPVFGERAHPHLKLVRYPGSAGDGADQGVGAHKDYGFLTLLLQDQVGGLQVERADGLFHDVPPIPGAFVVNLGELLEVATNGYLLATNHRVVSPPGATERFSVPFFYNPRLDARVEPLVFPYAATAPGVTDDPGNPLFAEYGFNELKGKLRAHPLVAERHHAGLLSPA
- a CDS encoding citrate synthase 2, whose product is MSDFVPGLEGVVAFETEIAEPDKEGGALRYRGVDIEDLVGHVSFGNVWGLLVDGAFRPGLPPAEPFPIPVHSGDIRVDVQSALAMLAPVWGLKPLLDIDEEQARADLARAAVMALSYVAQSARGQGLPMVPQREIDKAQSVVERFMIRWRGEPDPKHVAAVDAYWTSAAEHGMNASTFTARVIASTGADVAAALSGAVGAMSGPLHGGAPSRVLGMIEEIERTGDADAYVKQALDKGERLMGFGHRVYRAEDPRARVLRRTARDLGAPRFEVAEALEKAALAELHARRPDRVLATNVEFWAAIVLDFAEVPAHMFTSMFTCARTAGWSAHILEQKRTGRLVRPSARYVGPGTRSPQEIEGYADIAAH
- the pdxH gene encoding pyridoxamine 5'-phosphate oxidase; amino-acid sequence: MRKQYRADGLDESELAAGPMEQFGRWFLQAAQEGAVFEPNAMVVSTADAEGRPSSRTVLMKAYDAQGFVFYTNYDSRKARDLAANPYVSLLFPWHALARQVIVTGSAVRTGRDETAAYFRTRPHGSQLGAWASAQSSVISSRAELDAAYEELHARYPEGEQVPVPPNWGGFRVVPRSVEFWQGRWNRLHDRLRYVAEPDGSWRVERLSP
- a CDS encoding TetR/AcrR family transcriptional regulator, translated to MGVVSMTETGPGVDRGPKQDRSRATRRRLLEAAVACLAEHGWAGSTVSVVAERAGVSRGAAQHHFRTREDLFTAAVEYVAEERSLALRALFPEGTADRRAVVSAVVDLFTGPLFRAALHLWVAASNEDQLRSRVTELEARVGRETHRIAVDLLRADETVPGVRETVQGLLDMARGLGLANLLTDDTGRRDKVVAQWATLLDEKLG
- a CDS encoding enoyl-CoA hydratase family protein, translated to MTETDPAPTLSPLVRATHHRGVTTLTLDSPANRNALSARLVRDLSDALTRCGEDDDVRAVVLTHTGNTFCAGADLRDPPDPKALVDLLRRILELPRPVVARVTGHVRAGGLGLLGACDIAAGGPDAGFALTEVRIGVAPAVISLTLHPRTDPRALARYCLTGERFGPAEAARIGVLTMAGADVDDLLEPVLDGLRRASPRALAETKRLLTAKVLENFDADAGELTSLSSRLFASADAREGMTAFLEGRDPGWVL
- a CDS encoding 4-coumarate--CoA ligase family protein produces the protein MFRSEYADVPPLDLPIHDAVLGRAAEFGDLPALIDGVDGTTLTYEQLDRFHRRLAAAFADAGVRKGDVLALHSPNTIAYPTAFYAATRAGATVTTVHPLATPGELATQLQDSGASWIVTVSPLLETARAAAERVGGIREIFVCDSAPGHRSLIDMLASAAPEPAVDIDPVTDLAALPYSSGTTGVPKGVMLTHRSIATNLAQLEPVMPAGPGDRILAVLPFFHIYGLTALMNAPLRLGATVVVLPRFDLEGYLKAIAEHRITHLYVAPPIVLALAKHPAAERYDLSTVQHILSAAAPLDARLAAACSTRLSLPPVVQGYGMTELSPCSHLVPLVQAAVAPPGTVGKLIAGTEMRIVSLDDPGKEVGVGEPGEIVIRGPQVMKGYLGRPQATAEMIDADGWLSTGDIGHVDADGWLYVVDRVKELIKYKGFQVAPAELEALLVTHPGIADAAVIGHYDDDGNEVPHAFVVRRPTAHELSEGEVMMYVAERVAPYKRVRHVTFIADVPRAASGKILRRELRERL